From Ignisphaera sp.:
GGATCGTCTCTATAGCTATGTTTATACCTGATTCATACATATTGGTTATATTGGTGAGAACTGGTTCTAGAGGAAAACCTGTATATTCTCTGTGTTTCTTTGGATCTATACTCTTTACACTAGCTATAACTGTGACACGAGGATCTCTAAGTTCTTCAACTAGATCTCTACTCAGACTATAGGAATTTGTAAGCATCTTGATCTCTAGTCCAAGATCCTTAAGCATTCTGGTAATCATAGCTATAGCTGGATCTATACTTGGTTCACCACCTCCTAGAACAACTCTCTTCATACCGTATACAGAGATTAGTTCTTTTGCTAGAGTCTCTAAACCTCTATAGGATAGAAATCCACTAAACCTTAGACTCGAAATGGTTTCACTAGGTAGATGGCAATCCCATATAGATAGCCTTCTTATACACCCTAGACATCTAAAGTTGCAGTTGTAGAAGTGTATATAGGCTGAAGAATCATAGTCGAAGTAAACTATATGAAAAACATGTGTATAGCTGTCATTGTTGTGTTCTATAGATGGTCACCAAAGCTGTGGTGAGTTTAAACAAGATATATCTTCTTGTGTATATCTATTCAATTTATTAAATATGTGGGAATAGATAGATCTGGCTATATTATCTACTTTCTTTCTATACAGCACCTATAGCAAGCTTCTGCTAGATAAGCTATAATCTCTAGAGGAGCTGGTGGATAAACCTCTATATTGATCATCAATCCACTTGATTCTGTCTCTAGCTTCTCTACAGCGTTTCTGATGTAGTTCAAGATCTCTTCTCTAGATTTGTTGAGAATCAGATGCTCTTTATCGATATTGAGATCTATACATACTTTGCCTCTGAATAGGGAAGCGATATTGTCTATACCGTTAGCGCTATCCTGTATATTCAGCACATCTACATCCATTTCTAGAAATACATTAGCTAGAGGAACTATGTTGCCATCGCTATGGAAGTATATAACAGCATTCATACTCTTCACCTCATTGAAAAATCTTCTATAGTATGGTAGAAAGTATTCTCTGAGATGATGCGGCTTTATCAGAGGAGAATCTTGTGCACCTAGATCCTCTAGAAATACAACAACATCAATTCCTCTATATCTCTTAACCACTTTAAGTAGACCAAGCTTGTATTCCGCAATCTTGTTTAAAGCTATAAGCAACCCCTCGTCACGTCTGTATAGAGCTGGAATAAGCTTGTTTAGAGGAACTAGATCCATAAGCTTCTGGAACAAGAAATGATGTAGGTTGAAGACTATGAGTCGACCGCGTTCTTTCAGTTTATCGAAATAGTTGAACAGTTCTTCCCATGGGATTAGAGGTCTAGGATCAGCAAAACCTATAGGATAGCCTGTTTCTGGATCAGGTAGAGACCATTCTCGAACTCTATCTAGATCCTCTAGAGGATAGCGATGAGGTATACCGACAAACCCCTTTATCCTGAATCTCCAGATCGTTCCATAAACATCTACAGTATATCTATCTTCATAGATGTCTCTGGATTCTTCATCAAACCTCAGCTCTTCTGGATCGTAGTCAGGGAAAGCTAGAGGATATTTATTGATTATCTCGATGATCTTTTCTCTATAGATGTTTAGAATGGGTTGAGAAAGATTGATTCTGCATGGCGTGAACATAGGTTTCTCAAGTCTGGCACACTTCAAGAAGTTTAGTCTATGTATTCTCCAAACCTCTTCAATACCTAGGCGAGTTTCCACTGAAATTTCATCACCTTTGCAGATCTCTTGCTGGAGCCAGATATAGGATTTACTGTATATCGAGAATTGTGATAAAGATTTGAATACGTAGCAACATTCTCTATAGCTATAGGGTGGCTACATTATATGGCTAGAATACTTATCGTTACAAGTAGATTGGCTGAACCTATTGTTAGAGAAGCTGTTGCTCTCAGCAACACTAGACACTATGTAGAGATACTTGTGGCACCTGTTGATGTAGCTGCATTTCTGTCTACAGACTATATAGCTAAACTCTTGTTGAGTAGAGGTATCAAGAAGGGAGATTACGACTATATCCTTGTCCCTGGTCTAGCGAGAGGTTCTGGTAGAGTTGTTGAAGAAGCCATAGGTATAAAGACCTTCAAGGGATGCACAATAGCTTACGATCTTACCGAGCTACTTAAGCTTGAGGATCTGAGTACCTTATCTGAAGATAGCCCTGCTGATGATATTCTTCAGAAACTTTTTATCGATAGGAACAAGAGGTTGTTGATTGAGGTAGAAGAGAAAGCACGTTTAAACGGTTTCTCTGTAGGAAATCTGCATATACCTCTGGTACCTCCCCCGATAAGAGTTGCATCAGAAGTAGCGTCTGCTCATAGAGTCGATGAGTCATTGCTCTACAAGAGGGTAGTGTATCTAATTGAGAGTGGAGCAGATATTGTGAGTCTCGGTTTCGAGGCTCTAGAGCCTCATCCTGATGATGTATATAGGATTGTTAGATTCTTGAAGAGAGAGTTTGATGTAGCTATAGCTATCGATACACCGATTCCTAGCGAGATATCTAGAGGTGTTGAAGCTGGATGCGATATGGTTATAAACATAGACTTAACTAATATCGATAGAGTTGTAGACTATGTTAAAGATGTAGCTGTAGCTGTTATTCCTCGAGATCCTTCAACAGGATCTATACCCTTTAGCTCTAGCCAAAGAATTGAGCTATTGATTAAGACAATAGATTATGTAAAGAGCTTAGGTGTAGAAAAGATTCTGGCTGATGCTGTACTTGATCCTCCTGGCTCTACATTCAATTCAATGATTGCTTACCATAGCTTCAAGATGCTACATCCCGAGATCCCTATGTTCATGGGTATAGGCAATGTTACAGAACTAGTTGATATAGATAGTGTAGGTGTTAATGCACTTCTTGTGCTACTTGCACAAGAGATAGGTGTAAGTATTGTTTTGACTTCTGAATGTAGCACCAAAACCTATGGATCTACAAGAGAAACAAAGATAGCTACACAAATGGCAGCTCTAGCGAAAACCATGAAAACTATGCCGAAGAATCTAGGTATATCTCTTCTCATTCTTAAAGACAAGAAGAGAGTTAAGGTACCTCTAGATAGTGATGCAGAAATCGTTACAGCTACCGAAAAAGATACAGAATATGCTCTAGATCCTTTAGGTATCTTTAAGATAGATGTGAATCATGATGAAGGCTTTATAGAGGCTCTCTACATAGGCAGAAAGGGAAAGATATTGATAAGAGGTAAAACAGCGAAAGCAATACGAGACGAGATACTATCTAGAGAACTTGTTTCATCTCTCTCACACGCAATATACCTAGGTATAGAACTTGCTAAAGCTGAAGAAGCTCTAAGAACAGGTAAAAACTGTATCCAGGAGCTCCCTTTATTCATATTACCGAAACCAATAGAGTTAAGGAATAGCGGTATCAAGACCTTCGCTAGAAAGTAGAGATGATGGGTATCATTATCAATGAAGAATTAAGATGATGTACAGCATAGGATACAGCATACAGACTCTAACTAGATCTGATGGATTGAACCAAGACTTTTAAAGACTTTTATATTGTGTACCTGTATCTATGTATTCTCGGTAGTGTGTCTAAGCTGGGTGTTGTGTATTGAGTAGCAAATTATCTCGAATCTCTATACCGATCATCACGTCTATGGTTGTTATAGCTAGTGTAGCTGGAATCATTGGTTATATAGCTGGAGGCTCTAGAGCTCCAGTTACACAAACATATACACATACGTATACATTAACATCACCAGTAACATCGACTAAAACAATCACTATAGGCTCTATAGTTACTGAAACAACTACATCAATTCTAACATCTACCTTAATATCTACATTGAGAGAAGCTGTAGAAACTACAGCTACACATACTATCACTATGCCTACAACATATACACAAACAGTCATAACCACGAGAACAATTACAGCTACAGCATTGCCCCAGCAAACAGTTGTACCAGAAGGTAGTAGACTCTTCTACTTCTATCTCCCTTGGGATGATTCTATACAGACAGATATAAGTCTTGCTGATTATCTCCATAAACCTGCTGGTAAGTATGGTCATGTGTATGTGGGTAGCGATGGACATCTCTATGTCGGTAACCATAGGATAAAGTTCCTAGGCGTTAGTGTAGTGGGTCCAGGAGCTTTTCCGACGAAAGAGGAGGCAGAACTTATAGCTGCTAGATTAGCTAAATTTGGTGTAAATCTTGTTAGGTTTCATGCTCTTGACGCTAACTGGGAGCCCTACAACAATATATTTTCTCCTCCAGGTACAACTAGACTGAATCCAACGAATTTAGATAGAATGGACTATTTCGTTGCTCAACTAAAGAAGAATGGGATCTACATAAACATAAACTTGATGTGCTATAGACAATTCTCATCAGCTGACGGTCTTCCAAGTGAGGTAAACACTATGGCTGTTAAAGATCAGCATATACTGCCATTCTTCTATGAACCGGCTAGAAAACTTGTGAAAGACTTTGCTAGAGCTCTTCTAACTCATGTGAATCCCTATACAGGGTTATCATATGCAGAAGATCCTGCAGTAGCTATGATAGAGATTCTTAATGAATATGGAGCTACTTTTGGATGGCTTGATGGAGCTGTAGATAGACTTCCAAAGGTTTTTAGAGATGCTTTAAGAGAGAAATGGAATCAGTTCCTCATAGAGAAATACGGTACTACAGAGAACTTGGTGAAGGCCTGGGGATCAGACAGTATTCTACCTGGAGAAAATCTAGAGAGTAGAACTGTCGATGTATTTGATCTCAAGGACCTGATACTGAAGAGACCTTCACGAAGAGCTCGAGAAGATTGGGCTGAATTTCTGTGGAGACTTGACTACGAGTATTTTATGGATATGTACAATTTCTTGAAGAACGAGCTAGGTGTTAAAGCCCTTATAGCTGGAACACAATCTGCTTGGGGAGGAATGCCGAACATAATGGCTCAACTAGATATTGTTGATGCACATCACTACTGGAGATATCCTGTTGGTTCTGGAAACAATTGGTATGTACAGAACGACGCTATGGTGAACTTTCCAGAGTCTAATACCTTATCTCAACTAGCTTTCAGAAGTGTCTATGGTAAGCCTTTCACAATAAGTGAATATAATCATCCTGCACCAAATATGTATAGAGCTGAAGGTTTTGTATTTCTATCAGCTTATGGAGCTCTTCAAGACTGGGATGCCTTAATGCCTTATAGCTATGGACCTTATACCTCAGGACATATAGCTATGGCAAGCTGGAACTCTATGATGATGAGAGGTACACTAGACTTTGATCAAGATCCAGCTAGATGGGCTATGATGATCACAGCATTTATGCTTTTCGTAAGAGGTGATGTATCTCCAGCTAAACATTTTGTAGCTATAGAGATGGATAGAGAGACAGAGATACAGCTTGTAGCTACACAAAGAGCTAGTGCATGGAATATGCCCAACGGTGTTCATCTAAATATACCATACTATGTGCCTCTAATCCATAGAGCTAGACTAGTTGTAGCCAATACAACAAAACCTGTTGACGCTCTTTCACCAAGAGATGTAAAACCACCTGAGGGAAGCATCATAAAGTCTGATACAGGTGAACTTATATGGGATTGTAGAGATGCTGGAAGATGCGTCTTTATTGTTAATACACCTAGAAGTATAGTTTTGACGGGCTTCATAAGCGGTAAGAAGTTCGATCTAGGAGATATAGTTATAGAAGTTAAAGATACTTTACTAGATGGTTGGGCAACAATAGCTCTACATGTGCTAGAGGGAACAAGCTTTAGAGATGCCAGAAAAATACTCATAATAACTATAGGTGCAGCCTTTAACAACAATATGCCTATCTATAACTTCGATAACAGGCAACTCTTATTTAGAACATCATTAAATCTAACGAAAGATGACTTAAGCAATCTCTATGGAAAAAAGATATCGAACTTCGGTAACTGGGGAAGAGGTCCAACAATTGTTGAAGGTATTGAGGCAACAATATCGATTAAAACA
This genomic window contains:
- a CDS encoding radical SAM protein, whose translation is MEHNNDSYTHVFHIVYFDYDSSAYIHFYNCNFRCLGCIRRLSIWDCHLPSETISSLRFSGFLSYRGLETLAKELISVYGMKRVVLGGGEPSIDPAIAMITRMLKDLGLEIKMLTNSYSLSRDLVEELRDPRVTVIASVKSIDPKKHREYTGFPLEPVLTNITNMYESGINIAIETILIPGFNDVEEIRRLAKFIASLDRDILLIIDSFIPVPGALWRKPTLDELDRVEQEASKYLENVYVRGRTISSGLRGEIYLIYPRPLDRNSTQNLYTG
- a CDS encoding uroporphyrinogen decarboxylase family protein produces the protein METRLGIEEVWRIHRLNFLKCARLEKPMFTPCRINLSQPILNIYREKIIEIINKYPLAFPDYDPEELRFDEESRDIYEDRYTVDVYGTIWRFRIKGFVGIPHRYPLEDLDRVREWSLPDPETGYPIGFADPRPLIPWEELFNYFDKLKERGRLIVFNLHHFLFQKLMDLVPLNKLIPALYRRDEGLLIALNKIAEYKLGLLKVVKRYRGIDVVVFLEDLGAQDSPLIKPHHLREYFLPYYRRFFNEVKSMNAVIYFHSDGNIVPLANVFLEMDVDVLNIQDSANGIDNIASLFRGKVCIDLNIDKEHLILNKSREEILNYIRNAVEKLETESSGLMINIEVYPPAPLEIIAYLAEACYRCCIERK
- a CDS encoding dihydropteroate synthase-like protein; its protein translation is MARILIVTSRLAEPIVREAVALSNTRHYVEILVAPVDVAAFLSTDYIAKLLLSRGIKKGDYDYILVPGLARGSGRVVEEAIGIKTFKGCTIAYDLTELLKLEDLSTLSEDSPADDILQKLFIDRNKRLLIEVEEKARLNGFSVGNLHIPLVPPPIRVASEVASAHRVDESLLYKRVVYLIESGADIVSLGFEALEPHPDDVYRIVRFLKREFDVAIAIDTPIPSEISRGVEAGCDMVINIDLTNIDRVVDYVKDVAVAVIPRDPSTGSIPFSSSQRIELLIKTIDYVKSLGVEKILADAVLDPPGSTFNSMIAYHSFKMLHPEIPMFMGIGNVTELVDIDSVGVNALLVLLAQEIGVSIVLTSECSTKTYGSTRETKIATQMAALAKTMKTMPKNLGISLLILKDKKRVKVPLDSDAEIVTATEKDTEYALDPLGIFKIDVNHDEGFIEALYIGRKGKILIRGKTAKAIRDEILSRELVSSLSHAIYLGIELAKAEEALRTGKNCIQELPLFILPKPIELRNSGIKTFARK